Proteins from a genomic interval of Piscinibacter sp. HJYY11:
- a CDS encoding type IV secretion system protein gives MKTSVKFIAAAAIALGGTQARAQGIPVIDIANLVQTIMQVLNDYTDTANQIEQLTQLETQVRSITGSRNLGQILNNPALRNYIPPEAHAVLNTVTTAGYGGLTGTARQLRDAAMVYNCLDRQGTDRTTCQAGLAQPYQQKALLQDAMVAAGGRLRQINGLMDQINATDDQKAAQEIQARIGAESALLAHELSQIQMLQGMADSEERIARSRDRERQYQNLSRTGRIADFLR, from the coding sequence ATGAAAACTTCCGTCAAGTTCATCGCTGCCGCAGCCATCGCGCTGGGCGGCACACAGGCCCGAGCCCAGGGCATTCCCGTCATCGACATCGCCAACCTCGTCCAGACCATCATGCAGGTGCTGAACGACTACACGGACACGGCCAACCAGATCGAGCAGCTGACCCAGCTCGAAACCCAGGTGCGCAGCATCACCGGCTCGCGCAACCTCGGACAGATCCTCAACAACCCGGCGTTGCGCAACTACATCCCGCCCGAGGCGCACGCGGTGCTGAACACCGTGACGACCGCCGGATACGGCGGGCTAACCGGCACTGCGCGTCAGTTGCGCGACGCCGCCATGGTCTACAACTGCCTGGACCGCCAGGGCACGGACCGCACCACCTGCCAAGCCGGGCTGGCTCAGCCGTACCAGCAGAAGGCATTGCTACAGGACGCCATGGTGGCCGCGGGTGGCCGCCTGCGCCAGATCAACGGCCTCATGGACCAGATCAATGCGACCGACGACCAGAAGGCGGCGCAGGAGATCCAGGCACGGATCGGCGCCGAGAGCGCGTTGCTCGCCCACGAGCTGTCGCAGATCCAGATGCTTCAGGGCATGGCCGACAGCGAGGAGCGCATCGCACGCTCCCGTGACCGCGAGCGTCAGTACCAGAACCTAAGCCGTACCGGTCGGATCGCCGACTTCCTGCGCTGA
- a CDS encoding TrbI/VirB10 family protein, with amino-acid sequence MSTDHEPLSPRQSDKIADVAPPPMTDTLEPLAGEPGIPDIAQRSGPTLSRKALIAGVVLIASIVSVLGMSIHRFTASVPADPASNKRPAQRPSAAAAEAKRLDLSIAPPPVPAGERIPALVPTAEERAAPIGLQGGSRDATRTSPEDAPIMLLSSKASSRDETGHREGGTAGSRDTSRSLQDAQRQTHQLLDTLMRRSGAPNASAGAASASGEGQEGLAGRAGAPAAQAGTGALLGGQMPKSSTPRTDATRLVPRSLVLPKGSSFTCALKTRIVSATAGLAGCQVQRNVYSEDGRVLLVERGSHLDGEYRVTSVKPGTVRIPLLWTRLRTPQGISVDLDSPGTGPLGESGVDGHVDNRWEERIGAALLLSLIDDTVRITVAHQTGQQTDGVVLSSTTDTGSDLAGKVLESTIGIPPVITQHQGAIVGVHVARDVDFSSVYELMPTERLQQGKAP; translated from the coding sequence ATGAGCACCGACCACGAACCGCTCAGCCCACGACAGTCGGACAAGATCGCCGATGTCGCCCCACCCCCGATGACGGACACGCTCGAGCCACTGGCCGGCGAACCCGGCATACCGGACATCGCGCAGCGCAGCGGACCCACCCTCTCCCGCAAGGCGCTGATCGCCGGCGTCGTGCTGATCGCCTCTATCGTGTCCGTGCTGGGCATGTCGATCCACCGCTTCACGGCGTCCGTACCTGCCGACCCCGCCTCGAACAAGCGACCCGCACAGCGCCCCTCCGCCGCGGCTGCCGAGGCGAAGCGCCTCGACCTCAGCATCGCGCCGCCGCCGGTGCCCGCAGGAGAGCGTATTCCCGCGCTGGTACCCACCGCCGAAGAGCGGGCTGCTCCGATCGGCCTGCAAGGGGGCAGCCGAGACGCCACACGCACTTCGCCCGAGGACGCACCGATCATGCTTTTGTCCTCGAAGGCCTCCAGTCGCGACGAGACCGGCCATCGCGAAGGAGGAACCGCCGGGTCGCGCGACACATCCCGCTCCCTGCAGGACGCCCAACGCCAGACGCACCAGCTGCTGGACACCCTCATGCGGCGCTCCGGAGCTCCTAACGCCAGTGCTGGCGCGGCGTCCGCGTCCGGCGAAGGGCAAGAAGGGCTGGCAGGACGTGCCGGTGCTCCGGCCGCTCAGGCAGGCACAGGAGCACTCCTCGGCGGGCAGATGCCGAAGTCCTCGACTCCGCGTACCGACGCGACCAGACTCGTGCCGCGCAGTTTGGTCCTCCCGAAGGGCAGCAGCTTCACCTGCGCGCTCAAGACCCGGATCGTCAGCGCTACGGCCGGACTGGCTGGGTGCCAGGTGCAGCGCAACGTCTACAGCGAGGACGGCCGGGTCCTGCTGGTGGAACGGGGCAGTCACCTTGACGGCGAGTACCGCGTCACGTCCGTCAAGCCCGGCACCGTGCGCATCCCGCTGCTGTGGACTCGGCTGCGCACGCCGCAAGGCATCAGCGTCGACCTGGATTCACCCGGCACCGGTCCCCTGGGCGAATCCGGCGTCGATGGCCACGTCGACAACCGTTGGGAGGAACGCATCGGCGCCGCCCTGCTGCTGTCGCTCATCGACGACACCGTGCGCATCACCGTCGCCCACCAGACCGGCCAGCAGACCGATGGCGTGGTGCTGTCCTCGACCACCGACACCGGCAGCGACCTGGCCGGCAAGGTGCTGGAAAGCACGATCGGCATCCCGCCGGTGATCACCCAGCACCAGGGCGCCATCGTCGGGGTTCATGTCGCGCGCGACGTGGACTTTTCCTCCGTGTACGAGCTGATGCCGACCGAGCGGCTCCAGCAAGGCAAAGCGCCATGA
- a CDS encoding virB8 family protein, with product MSTVLNDGGAAAWPQPAAATTSTQDDPHLVNLAWEVDRALMLERSERRAWHVAIAGLSIGLIGIGGVFIQGPLRRVVEIPIVVDRLTGETTIQQRLSEETIPSLEALDKHNLASFVRAREAYVWMFLQRDFDQVARMAVPAVFADYSRQFEGDNALQKKLGATEERRIQIVNVRLSAAGRSGNRGEATVTYDKVVRLTERNLPEASTRHVASIVFEYQPKVLTREADRLENPFGFVVTAYRSDPEINTQAQPVPGVKP from the coding sequence ATGAGCACCGTGTTGAACGACGGTGGCGCCGCCGCATGGCCGCAGCCAGCCGCCGCCACGACCTCGACGCAGGACGACCCGCACCTGGTGAATCTTGCCTGGGAGGTGGACCGAGCGCTGATGCTGGAGCGCTCAGAACGCCGAGCCTGGCACGTCGCCATTGCGGGCCTCTCGATCGGGCTGATCGGCATCGGCGGCGTGTTCATCCAGGGACCGTTGCGCCGCGTCGTCGAGATCCCGATCGTCGTGGACCGGCTCACCGGCGAAACGACGATCCAGCAGCGCCTGTCGGAGGAGACCATCCCTTCGCTGGAAGCCCTGGACAAGCACAACCTCGCCAGCTTCGTGCGCGCACGAGAGGCATACGTCTGGATGTTCCTGCAACGCGACTTCGACCAGGTCGCGCGCATGGCGGTGCCCGCCGTCTTCGCCGACTACAGCCGGCAGTTCGAGGGCGACAACGCTCTGCAGAAGAAGCTGGGGGCCACCGAGGAACGCCGCATCCAGATCGTCAATGTTCGTCTTTCAGCAGCGGGCCGCAGCGGCAACCGGGGGGAAGCCACCGTGACCTACGACAAGGTGGTCCGGCTCACCGAGCGCAACCTGCCGGAGGCCAGCACACGGCACGTGGCCAGCATCGTCTTCGAATACCAGCCCAAGGTCCTGACCAGAGAAGCCGACCGACTGGAGAACCCGTTCGGCTTCGTCGTGACAGCGTACCGGTCCGACCCCGAGATCAACACCCAGGCGCAGCCGGTGCCGGGCGTGAAGCCATGA
- a CDS encoding TrbG/VirB9 family P-type conjugative transfer protein, producing MKHQFCIGVAVLVAGGSSICSAAPPDPRLREIAYDPHAVVSVPVQRGVVTLIVLDADEAIQEMATGLGAECSKPDAVWCIAAQPGGRTLFVKPKGQATTSNTLAVVTNQRQHAFRLDLVTDGGGRPAVYRLRVKAPQVTASLGSPQLAQAPSPVMGPETESASENNSRPEQPTRDALVAARLRFKPLVVNSDYTLAEGRHSTAIVPTLVFDDGRFTYFRFPGNLELPAVFHVLADGTETLVNSRMEDDLLVVDRVSHRLMLRSSNSVVGIWNESFDPEGAAPQGGTTVPGVTRSTSASPTRGPTSGERP from the coding sequence ATGAAGCACCAGTTTTGCATCGGCGTGGCGGTGCTGGTAGCCGGAGGCTCCTCCATTTGCAGCGCAGCGCCGCCCGACCCACGGCTGCGCGAAATTGCCTACGACCCACACGCCGTCGTGTCGGTGCCGGTGCAGCGTGGCGTGGTCACCCTCATCGTTCTGGATGCCGATGAAGCCATCCAGGAGATGGCCACAGGCCTCGGCGCGGAGTGCAGCAAGCCTGACGCCGTGTGGTGCATCGCCGCACAACCGGGCGGGCGAACTCTTTTCGTCAAGCCCAAAGGCCAGGCGACCACCTCCAACACTCTGGCGGTGGTCACCAACCAGCGGCAGCACGCCTTCAGGTTGGACCTCGTGACCGACGGTGGCGGGCGGCCCGCGGTGTACCGCCTCCGAGTCAAGGCACCACAGGTCACGGCGTCGCTTGGGAGTCCTCAGTTGGCGCAGGCCCCGTCCCCGGTGATGGGACCTGAGACTGAATCCGCCTCAGAAAACAACAGTCGACCGGAGCAGCCGACCCGGGACGCGTTGGTCGCCGCGCGACTGCGGTTCAAGCCGCTTGTCGTGAACAGCGACTACACGCTTGCCGAAGGGCGTCACTCGACAGCCATCGTGCCGACCCTTGTGTTCGACGATGGTCGGTTCACCTACTTCCGCTTCCCCGGCAACCTGGAACTTCCGGCAGTGTTCCACGTGCTCGCCGACGGCACTGAAACGCTGGTCAACAGCCGGATGGAAGACGACCTGCTGGTCGTCGACCGTGTGAGCCACCGGTTGATGCTCCGCAGTAGCAACTCCGTGGTCGGGATCTGGAACGAGTCCTTCGATCCAGAGGGTGCGGCGCCCCAAGGCGGCACCACCGTCCCTGGCGTCACGCGCTCAACCTCCGCGTCGCCGACGCGCGGGCCCACATCGGGAGAGCGTCCATGA